From one Streptomyces sp. CA-210063 genomic stretch:
- a CDS encoding carbohydrate ABC transporter permease, protein MHRSKSPGGPAQARVRVRTGRLVLYTVLVVVTGLFLGPFGWLVLTGLKTSAETAAAPVHWLPGDFQWHNFADAFQLIDFLGYARNSLIIAFLYATLVTLSSAWVGYGFARLDAPGKKTLFGVLLGSMMLPQMITLLPTYLIFAKLGMVDTYWPWVLWGLAAAPYLVFLFRQFFAGLPRELEEAAIVDGCGYATIFWRIFLPQSWPVLSASFVIAFTWTWGDYIAPQLLLSTDRSTLAVAVMSTYVTSAGTPVTHLQAAASVMYVVPILLIFLVAQRGFVAGMSTSGLK, encoded by the coding sequence TTGCACCGGTCCAAGTCCCCGGGAGGTCCGGCTCAGGCCCGGGTGCGGGTGCGCACCGGACGACTCGTCCTCTACACCGTGCTCGTCGTCGTCACCGGGCTGTTCCTCGGCCCCTTCGGCTGGCTGGTCCTCACCGGTCTGAAGACCTCCGCGGAGACGGCCGCCGCCCCGGTGCACTGGCTGCCCGGAGACTTCCAGTGGCACAACTTCGCGGACGCCTTCCAGCTGATCGACTTCCTCGGCTACGCCCGCAACTCCCTGATCATCGCCTTCCTCTACGCCACCCTGGTCACCCTCAGCTCGGCCTGGGTCGGCTACGGCTTCGCCCGGCTGGACGCGCCCGGGAAGAAGACGCTGTTCGGCGTCCTGCTCGGCTCGATGATGCTGCCCCAGATGATCACCCTGCTGCCGACCTATCTGATCTTCGCCAAGCTCGGCATGGTCGACACCTACTGGCCATGGGTGCTGTGGGGCCTCGCGGCGGCGCCGTATCTCGTCTTCCTCTTCCGGCAGTTCTTCGCCGGGCTGCCACGCGAGCTGGAGGAGGCCGCGATCGTCGACGGCTGCGGTTACGCCACGATCTTCTGGCGGATCTTCCTGCCGCAGTCCTGGCCGGTGCTCTCCGCGAGCTTCGTGATCGCCTTCACCTGGACGTGGGGCGACTACATCGCCCCCCAACTCCTGCTGTCCACGGACCGTTCCACACTCGCGGTCGCCGTGATGTCCACCTACGTGACCTCGGCCGGGACACCGGTCACCCACCTCCAGGCCGCCGCCTCGGTGATGTACGTCGTCCCCATCCTGCTGATCTTCCTCGTCGCCCAGCGCGGGTTCGTCGCCGGGATGTCCACCTCCGGGCTCAAGTAG
- a CDS encoding carbohydrate ABC transporter permease: MTADQISAVEKRPRNGGGGATVVAARPRVSMTTRRHRAFYMFASPWIIGFLLLTIVPMGYALWLSLTTYDGISPHWRFIGLANYRELLADSVTWDALGRTGLFAVTSVPLSIVAGLGLAVLVNRPLRARGLFRTLLYLPAVVPPVGAGLAFKSLFDQNSGAANGVLNIFGIDALGWLADPYARYVLLMTVLWAAGNVMIISLAGLQDVPRELHEAARIDGASAWRTFRSITVPLLSPVLLFQTVTGVIASVQTIMPLLLAAEPTTGGVTAIPQSNYMYMMHVFAEYFALGRYGYASALLWVLFVLILIVTGLIFRFTSGVVFYNVDPEAKK; the protein is encoded by the coding sequence ATGACGGCCGATCAGATCTCCGCCGTGGAGAAGAGGCCCAGGAACGGGGGTGGCGGTGCGACGGTTGTCGCTGCCCGGCCCCGTGTCTCCATGACCACCCGCAGGCACCGGGCGTTCTACATGTTCGCCTCGCCCTGGATCATCGGTTTCCTGCTGCTGACGATCGTCCCGATGGGGTACGCGCTGTGGCTGAGTCTCACCACGTACGACGGGATCTCGCCGCACTGGCGGTTCATCGGGCTCGCCAACTACCGGGAACTGCTCGCCGATTCGGTCACCTGGGACGCCCTGGGCCGCACGGGACTGTTCGCGGTGACGTCGGTGCCGTTGTCGATCGTGGCGGGGCTCGGGCTCGCGGTCCTGGTCAACCGGCCCCTCAGGGCCCGGGGGCTGTTCCGCACCCTGCTCTATCTCCCGGCCGTGGTACCGCCGGTGGGCGCGGGGCTCGCCTTCAAGTCGCTGTTCGACCAGAACTCCGGTGCCGCCAACGGGGTGTTGAACATCTTCGGCATCGACGCCCTCGGCTGGCTCGCCGATCCGTACGCCCGCTACGTACTCCTGATGACGGTGTTGTGGGCCGCGGGCAACGTCATGATCATCTCGTTGGCCGGGCTCCAGGACGTGCCCCGGGAACTCCACGAGGCGGCCCGCATCGACGGGGCGAGCGCCTGGCGGACCTTCCGCAGCATCACCGTGCCACTGCTGTCGCCGGTGCTGCTCTTCCAGACGGTGACCGGGGTCATCGCCTCCGTGCAGACCATCATGCCGCTGCTGCTGGCCGCCGAGCCGACCACGGGCGGCGTCACCGCGATCCCGCAGTCCAACTACATGTACATGATGCATGTGTTCGCCGAGTACTTCGCGCTCGGCCGCTACGGCTACGCCTCCGCGCTGCTGTGGGTGCTCTTCGTTCTGATCCTCATCGTCACCGGACTCATCTTCAGGTTCACGTCCGGAGTGGTGTTCTACAACGTCGATCCGGAGGCGAAGAAGTGA
- a CDS encoding extracellular solute-binding protein, giving the protein MHTRAGGPLSRRRFLALSAGGVAAGGAALNGCALQVSSGVSGPGETVTLMVKAEDISPELIKQAQQDIGVRITTVKYDITKLIAMLTSGNPPDLVRGVGAVDAPYFVARDVAEELDPYFAGSSVLKADDLDPVNDLWRYDGRTQGKGPRYGMVKDFSQDSMYWYNTAHFDEAGIDYPPESEPVTYEEWLDRAKRLTQRKNGQTIVFGGSYNGLYEATNLSTLTVAAGGSLFNDDFSRIDFTTPAARKALGWYIDYCRAKVGPSAIQPDPNTWDGPTYQASRMAMTNSGYWLGGMINTDEKLAKASRLAPAPVFEGGARVSACQGGTGFWMPRKARNKDAAWRVFEWFFGEAPAKDRAGGGWGIPSLKSLRPLMPAAKDYQRRVLKAQEAELEHFSVISFTPYITAEGFKALFNQVAPAAMKGEISVDTLAERLNSTINEQLERGKEQVG; this is encoded by the coding sequence ATGCATACCCGTGCCGGTGGTCCTCTGAGCCGCCGTCGATTCCTCGCCCTCTCCGCGGGCGGCGTCGCGGCCGGTGGGGCGGCGTTGAACGGCTGTGCGCTCCAGGTGTCCAGCGGGGTCAGTGGTCCCGGCGAGACCGTCACGCTGATGGTCAAGGCCGAGGACATCTCCCCGGAGCTGATCAAGCAGGCGCAGCAGGACATCGGCGTCCGGATCACCACGGTGAAGTACGACATCACCAAGCTGATCGCGATGCTGACCAGCGGAAACCCGCCGGACCTGGTGCGTGGCGTGGGTGCCGTGGACGCGCCGTACTTCGTGGCGCGGGACGTGGCCGAGGAACTCGACCCGTACTTCGCCGGGAGCAGTGTGCTGAAGGCCGACGACCTCGACCCGGTCAACGACCTGTGGCGCTACGACGGCCGGACCCAGGGCAAGGGCCCGCGCTACGGCATGGTGAAGGACTTCTCCCAGGACTCCATGTACTGGTACAACACCGCGCACTTCGACGAGGCGGGCATCGACTATCCGCCCGAGTCCGAGCCGGTGACGTACGAGGAGTGGTTGGACCGTGCCAAGCGGCTCACGCAGCGGAAGAACGGCCAGACGATCGTCTTCGGCGGCAGCTACAACGGTCTCTACGAGGCCACCAACCTGTCGACGCTGACCGTGGCCGCCGGCGGCAGTCTCTTCAACGACGACTTCTCCCGGATCGACTTCACCACCCCGGCGGCCCGCAAGGCGCTCGGTTGGTACATCGACTACTGCCGGGCCAAGGTGGGCCCGAGCGCGATCCAACCCGACCCGAACACCTGGGACGGGCCCACCTATCAGGCGAGCCGGATGGCCATGACCAACAGCGGCTACTGGCTCGGCGGGATGATCAACACCGACGAGAAGCTGGCGAAGGCGTCCCGGCTGGCCCCCGCGCCGGTCTTCGAGGGCGGTGCGCGGGTCAGCGCCTGCCAGGGCGGCACCGGGTTCTGGATGCCCCGGAAGGCGCGGAACAAGGACGCCGCGTGGCGGGTCTTCGAGTGGTTCTTCGGCGAGGCTCCGGCCAAGGACCGCGCGGGCGGCGGCTGGGGCATCCCGAGCCTGAAGTCCCTGCGTCCACTGATGCCGGCCGCGAAGGACTACCAGCGGCGGGTGCTGAAGGCGCAGGAGGCCGAGCTGGAGCACTTCTCGGTGATCTCCTTCACCCCGTACATCACGGCGGAGGGCTTCAAGGCCCTCTTCAACCAGGTCGCGCCCGCGGCGATGAAGGGCGAGATCTCCGTCGACACCCTCGCCGAGCGCCTGAACTCGACCATCAACGAGCAGCTCGAGCGCGGTAAGGAGCAGGTGGGATGA
- a CDS encoding hydroxyacid dehydrogenase — MPSAQSTRAVFAMDPVHLPLLFPPPLMARLRHVVEIEPEFVVRDFADPAAAQALAGAEVLITGWGCPHLDADVLTAAPRLRTVLHAAGSVRALVGEALWQSGVTVSSAVAGNALPVAEYTLAMILLAGKDTFDQRERFRQTHTYPSPAETAAIGNVGRRVGVIGASRVGRRLLELLKPFDFAVSLYDPYVDTAGAAALGAEPMALEDLLRTSDIVSLHAPDIPETYRMLDRGRLALIKDNGVLINTSRGALVDPEALTDELLSGRLRAVLDVTEPEPLPAGSPLYNLPNVFLTPHIAGSLGNELERLGRTVVEELERLASGLPPAHEVRHTDLARVA, encoded by the coding sequence ATGCCCAGCGCCCAGTCGACGCGAGCCGTGTTCGCCATGGATCCGGTGCATCTACCCCTGCTCTTCCCGCCGCCGCTCATGGCCCGGCTGCGACACGTGGTCGAGATCGAACCCGAGTTCGTCGTCCGGGACTTCGCCGATCCCGCCGCCGCCCAGGCGCTGGCCGGGGCCGAGGTGCTGATCACCGGCTGGGGCTGCCCGCACCTCGACGCGGACGTGCTGACGGCGGCACCCCGCCTGCGTACCGTCCTGCACGCCGCGGGCTCGGTCCGCGCACTGGTCGGCGAGGCCCTGTGGCAGAGCGGGGTCACCGTCTCCAGCGCGGTGGCCGGGAACGCGCTGCCGGTCGCCGAGTACACGCTCGCGATGATCCTGCTGGCCGGGAAGGACACCTTCGACCAGCGCGAACGCTTCCGGCAGACCCACACCTACCCCTCCCCCGCCGAGACCGCGGCCATCGGAAACGTCGGCCGCCGGGTCGGGGTCATCGGGGCCTCGCGAGTCGGCCGCCGGCTCCTCGAACTGCTGAAGCCGTTCGACTTCGCCGTCTCGCTGTACGACCCGTATGTCGACACCGCGGGGGCCGCCGCACTGGGCGCCGAACCGATGGCGCTGGAGGACCTGTTGCGCACCAGCGACATCGTCAGCCTGCACGCCCCCGACATCCCCGAGACCTACCGCATGCTCGACCGCGGCAGACTCGCGCTCATCAAGGACAACGGCGTGCTCATCAACACCTCCCGGGGCGCCCTGGTCGACCCGGAGGCGCTCACCGACGAGTTGCTCTCCGGCCGGCTCCGCGCGGTCCTGGACGTCACCGAACCCGAGCCGCTGCCCGCCGGCTCCCCCCTCTACAACCTCCCCAACGTCTTCCTCACCCCGCACATCGCCGGTTCACTCGGCAACGAGCTGGAGCGCCTCGGCCGTACCGTCGTCGAGGAGTTGGAGCGCCTCGCCTCGGGCCTGCCACCGGCCCACGAGGTACGCCACACGGACCTGGCCCGGGTCGCCTGA
- a CDS encoding ABC transporter substrate-binding protein, with translation MNSTSPRRRFARVAVASVALTGLLAACGGSDSGDDSSGASGPVTLPFWGWANGQETLVKAFNASHKDIQLKYTKVTDQLTMQKQLSNAVKAGNAPCLLQNTAEYVTTWVSQGALADITEYVGASEDKFNAGAWAGVQVQGKVYGVPTSSAPAFTIYRTDVFKKYGLDAPATWDDFITAGKELKKHDIHITNYAGEDPSTLEVLAMQAGAHWYAIDGDSWKVNFQDEGSLKAADVIQQIIDNDLNSKLSFADYAAVQRNYDKGGTATRQISTWQMSGMVQNFTDSFGDWALTPWPTYKGEAAKTPAGTNQSGGMNLVTEQCEYKKQAAEAALWLSTDTDAVKSMASPETGSGVMPALADSDAYVAEAISEKLLGDHYEPGKKVVTDSLGTVTTDWVYGPNWTAMFTELQSEWGKVVSKEQKVTDLLAHMQEWTVKDLKSRGINVKG, from the coding sequence ATGAACTCCACCAGCCCCCGGAGAAGGTTCGCCCGCGTTGCCGTCGCGAGTGTGGCACTGACAGGTCTGCTCGCCGCGTGCGGCGGTTCGGACTCCGGTGACGACAGCTCCGGAGCCTCCGGTCCGGTCACCCTCCCCTTCTGGGGCTGGGCCAACGGCCAGGAGACCCTCGTCAAGGCGTTCAACGCCTCCCACAAGGACATCCAGCTCAAGTACACCAAGGTCACCGACCAGCTGACCATGCAGAAGCAGCTCAGCAACGCGGTGAAGGCGGGCAACGCCCCCTGTCTGCTGCAGAACACCGCCGAGTATGTGACGACCTGGGTGTCGCAGGGCGCGCTCGCCGACATCACCGAGTACGTCGGGGCGAGCGAGGACAAGTTCAACGCCGGCGCCTGGGCCGGTGTCCAGGTGCAGGGCAAGGTCTACGGCGTGCCCACCAGCTCGGCGCCCGCCTTCACGATCTACCGCACGGACGTCTTCAAGAAGTACGGCCTCGACGCGCCCGCGACCTGGGACGACTTCATCACCGCGGGCAAGGAACTGAAGAAGCACGACATCCACATCACCAACTACGCCGGTGAGGACCCGAGCACCCTGGAGGTGCTGGCCATGCAGGCGGGCGCCCACTGGTACGCGATCGACGGCGACTCCTGGAAGGTGAACTTCCAGGACGAGGGCAGCCTCAAGGCCGCCGACGTGATCCAGCAGATCATCGACAACGACCTCAACTCCAAGCTCTCCTTCGCCGACTACGCGGCCGTGCAGCGCAACTACGACAAGGGCGGCACGGCCACGCGGCAGATCTCGACCTGGCAGATGTCCGGCATGGTGCAGAACTTCACCGACTCTTTCGGCGACTGGGCGCTCACACCGTGGCCGACGTACAAGGGCGAGGCGGCGAAGACCCCGGCCGGCACCAACCAGAGCGGTGGCATGAACCTGGTCACCGAGCAGTGCGAGTACAAGAAGCAGGCGGCCGAGGCGGCGCTGTGGCTGTCCACCGACACCGACGCGGTGAAGTCGATGGCGAGCCCGGAGACCGGCAGCGGTGTCATGCCGGCTCTGGCCGACAGTGACGCGTACGTCGCCGAGGCGATCTCCGAGAAGCTGCTCGGTGACCACTACGAGCCGGGCAAGAAGGTCGTCACGGACAGTCTGGGCACCGTGACCACCGACTGGGTCTACGGCCCGAACTGGACCGCGATGTTCACCGAGCTGCAGAGCGAGTGGGGCAAGGTCGTCAGCAAGGAACAGAAGGTCACCGACCTGCTCGCGCACATGCAGGAGTGGACGGTCAAGGACCTGAAGTCCCGCGGTATCAACGTCAAGGGCTAA